The following nucleotide sequence is from Firmicutes bacterium ASF500.
CCAGATACAGGTCACAGGCGGGGGTTTTGATCCGCTCCAGGGCGAACAGCAGCACGGCGCAGGCGATACGGTCGTCCAGATATGGGCCGGTCACCCGGCCGCTCTGGACCCGGAGGGGCGCGTCATAGACGCAGGTGTCCCCCACCTGGACCAGTTTCTTCGCTTCTGTCTCGTTTTCCGCGCCGATGTCGAGAAAGCACTCGTCCAGCTTCAGCTTGCCGAAGTCGGCCTTCTCCTCGGGGACGAACACCCCACGGACGCCGTTCTTGAACCGGACGGAGGCGTAGGCCGCCTCCTTGGGGGCGATGCCCCCCAGCCGTCCCACCCGGAGGAAGCCCTCCTTCTCGATGTGGGTGACGATGAAGCCGATGCTGTCCATGTGGGCGGCGAACATCACCCGGGGGCCGGCCCCCTTTTTGTGGACGATCAGATTGCCTAGAGTGTCGGCCATGATTTCATCGGCATAGGGCCGGGCCAGCTCCTCAATCTTTGCCCG
It contains:
- the ysdC_1 gene encoding Putative aminopeptidase YsdC; translated protein: MELIEILEALNQTHGPSGDEGGVRAKIEELARPYADEIMADTLGNLIVHKKGAGPRVMFAAHMDSIGFIVTHIEKEGFLRVGRLGGIAPKEAAYASVRFKNGVRGVFVPEEKADFGKLKLDECFLDIGAENETEAKKLVQVGDTCVYDAPLRVQSGRVTGPYLDDRIACAVLLFALERIKTPACDLYLVFTVQEEVGLRGARTAAWWAEPEVGLAVDVTDVDDTPGSERCGTTRLGGGAGIKVMDSSVICHPQVVARLEELAKTGDIPAQRDIMRGGGTDAGALHTTRLGVKTGGVSIPCRYIHTPAETASLQDAEACVQLLAAFVEK